The genomic stretch AATCATAGGTCATACTGCACCTAGCTAGTATTGTCTTGCTAGTCATGTCTCTCTTGTTACCATAGACAGATCTTATTGTAGGCGGAACCACGATTTCAAGGTTCTGAATTCTATAAGAACAATGCTTTCAAATATTAATAATCGGGGTCtgaatttaatatatatatttatttaatgaatTTTGTAACACAAGTACactgtttgaaaaaaaaaagattttgcattcAACCGAATATGTATATAGACTTCTACCTCCCACCTTGGATCCAACACTAGGGAGATATtggtaattttcattttttctttcctACGTGGATGGAAAAATTCATTTAGACCAAGTCCATTTATTCTATGACCCATTTATCTTTTAAATCACTTTAAATGCCTAATTTTACGTCAGCGGTAAAAAGTAGTCGTGAAAGAGAGTGGGAAATTTTCGGGAAAAGATCAAGAGAGAAAAGCTCaacaaaaatttcatcggaccagcAATTTTTTAACTGAATTTTTCCACTCGTTAATAACTAGATCAAGCTTAAATTTGGTCTCaaatttgtaaaatattagtacaTAATTAAGAGAGCAAAGTCgttttgattgaaaatatcactattagaaatccggaaaaaagcgaccaacaatttgcgaccaaaattggtctgtcaagaaaagcgaccaaagttgatcgctaaattggagaaaattattaaataattattctaaatacattagcgaccaaggttggtcgctttttggtcgatAATGTGGTTAAAATGTTGACCGGattggtcagacttgcttggtcaaagaaatattgaaataagcgaccaactttggtcgctaaagtgggacccagttataaaattttaataattatattattatttaaaaaaaattataaaatataaataaatataatttaaaattagcgaccaaagttggtcgcttacgaaaggagtagcagatagagaccaactttggtcgctaatctgggacacaattataaaattttaataattatattattatttaaatttttttataaaatataaataaatataatttaaaattagcgaccaaagttggtcgcttacgaaaggggaaacagatagagaccaactttggtcgctaatctgggacccggttctaacgtttaacaattatattattattttaaatattatataaaatataaataaatctgatttaaatttagcaaccaactttggtcgctaattttaatttctggataattagcgaccaaagttggtctcttttcaggtcaacattggtcaaaattaaaaatcacttttatatttactatctaaataatataaatgtaatctgttaacacttttgtaatacaagagatgaatacactaaaatatactctacatgctatatatgtagttaaaattgtacaacgaagcatgttatatatatatatatatatatatatatatatatataagaacatgaagcgctaggAACACATggtcgggttattttagggattGATACATATATACGACTatcaaagtatatatatatatatatatatatatatatatatatatatagacacataCACAAAGacacttcactgtaatactataacgtatatataacttgttatagtatatatgttagtatgtgtatatatataacacacataCTTCGTGCtgctttaactacatatataacatgttatagtatatgatactgtattcattatttgtattataacagaCTTAATAAATTACATTCATGtatatttgatgaaaaattatatatactaattaggattttgaaagatatatcttggggacctgggcttcaggtcacaacaatgtctaagtatgttgtgaatggttataagtttcataaagaggattgctctaaaaataaaaatagcaacaacaacgaggtgtgggttcaaggtggtgatgacaaccaagttggagatattgattattatggtgtgctcaaagaaataatagaactagaatatatAAATTGGCCATttaagaaattgatactctttagatgcaagtggtttgacccaaatccaacaagaggtacaagagtacataatcaatacaacataattgaggttaatcatacgagggagtatgatcgctatgatcctttcataattgcacataatgttaggcaagtgCATTATGCTCCATATCCATTGCGGCAGAATAAGTCTGATTGGTGGGTTTTAATAAAAACTAAGCCTGTAGGTAGGgtggaagtcgagaatgtgttagatgttgcatatcaaaacgatatctccagtgttcaccaaatagtggacgaacttttagaaaatgatttggaacatcccgaacacatattggaagaatttgatataaatgaagtaagaattatagaaaatgaggaagaagaatcaactgatgaagctcaaactagtgaggaagaagaattctcggacgaggaacaatacgtcgatgagctttaaaaagttggtttctttaataacttttgttttatagctagtttcttatatgcttcaatctaaatatgtattatattatgcagatgacaGGAAAGGGTCGAGGTAACCATGACTCTACTAgttctcggggtcgagaaaaggctaggaaggCAAACAGGAGGGTAGAAGATAATACTGCATCTTTTCCACCCTCTTCAGAGATGCCTATGCTTATGCCTAGGTCTTATCCTCCACCCCAGGGCTATTCTGAGCTGCCACAACATCACGAGCCGTACATCTTCGTGCAGACACCAGGTCTTTCATCACAGGCCCATAGGACTATACGTTCGGCATGCAGTCCAGCTACCTCACGACCACGTGGATCGCAGCCATATGCATCGCATGGATCACATCCATCCATGTCATATTCATATGGATCACATCCATCCTTGTCATAGCTATTCGGGtcacagccactcgggtcacAAACATCAATATCACAGCCACTTGCGGTCCATCAAGCTATGCCGTAGTCACAGAGATCGCAGCTATCTTCATCAGCGACTCCATCTATTTCAGGCCTTCGCCTGCGAGATAGTAGCTCTGACCCCCTACACcttccacacatgcctctgatatacatgcttcggacggtgatgctgatgatgaggaggaggcgtattatgatcaatatggcaggatcatcatagtctctgagggtgatgggtaagagttatttgttatttttacgtttattgttttgtacagtttgtactaagatattaatgtattttttattaaattataggttcatcccgagtaatattactatgaggataatcaccaaagccaccagaaagctttatgatgaCCCTTATGCGACTTGGAGTGAATTCTCATTCTCGttgaaggagcaaattttcaatcaatttaaggtataaatgttcttttaaacagtataattatttatatttatgatatttctaTATAacatttaacttttgaaatacagagcaagtgcGTATGGGAACACCGCTATAGCGCGGAAGTGGCTGCAAATTTTCATCACAAAGCTCGCAAGCGGTTGTTGCATAGTTTCTccaaagctagaaagttgaaccagaagcctgactggttgcttcagaatttatgggaggatttgcaaaggcaacgacttaccgcaaagttcttagagaagagcaaaaaaggaaagaaagctcgcgCATCTGAGAAGGGAAGATCATTGCACACTGGAGGTGCAATCAGCCTAAGGGCAATAAAAAGAATATTGGTACGTActtgcttaatttattttaattttcaaagtatatctattctgtttattaactaaaatttatgagttttcaggaaaaTAAGTTGGGGCGTCCAatgaaccaagatgagctattcaaggagactcatattgtaaagaagaaagagacggatcaaaaaaggtgggtcgagggccgagcctcgactgtacatgtaagttttcacttttcattaagtattttgatttaattttatataaattttgaaatactaattcaatgtaatttttcttatagggtcgcttcacagctgacgtggaggaattcatacgcagtcagccacctaataAGTCGGGTGAGCTAATCCAACCTTCGGATGAAGATGCTGAAAGAATGTGGATGGAGGCTGttggcggtccaaaatgggggaaggtatacgggcttcctactaagaaattccttcgctataagtgtggaatgcaaggaatagggacttcctcgcaaggcgagcaacttgatggggagagcctctccgctatgcgggagattgtgacaaagctcacatccgagctagaagcggccaaggaaagagaagagcttagagatgctcagtacatTGGCATGCAAGCTCAGTACCAGGGCATGCAAGAGCAGCTCAAATCTCTCCTAGCTTCTGGAGGTTTTTCGATTCCTcggtctcgtgagtcatcgccAGAGGCTCGACTTGGACGTGAGCGTTCCTTCCGTCCTCCCCATGCTCtttcctcccgtcctccccgtgatcgttcttcccgtcctcgacaagtagacccttctGGATACAGTCTTGGtgatgaaagttcatcagacgatgatgataatgatgttgtacaaaacactccttgacttttatatactttgaactagacaaatagaaccGGTTTTGAACTAggtgtaataagcgttaacttagtttaatttgttagttctattgaactttaatttgttggttttaatatgttttttgaattgtgttgttgttgttgttgtgttattgttgttgtgGTGGTGTTATTGTTGGGTTGTTGTTGAGATTTTGGTATTGAAATTATAGTTTATGgattgaattatattattatttaggGAATTTGGTATGCTGGCAGGTAGTGTAGCtaccaaaacaggcagtttctgctaAAATTATAGTTGGTCGCTattctattttaaaaaaatattttctgggcaatagcgaccaaggttggtcgctaattaacccATATTTcctaaaaagcgaccaactttggtcgctattatATTAAAAAAGTTCTTGAAATTAGCAACCAATTTGGtcgcttatgtttaaaaaaaattaaaaaaaaaagcaaccaactttggtggctattttccagattttaaaatataatatttggtttacagaccaaagttggtcgctatattttgaataataataaataaaataaaaacataatttaaatatagagaccaactttggtcgctaaatttatattattaaaatattaaagcgacgaaagttggtcggtatattgTTTACCTgaaatatttggtccttttaccttagagaccaaagttggtcgctaattagcgaccaaatttggtctctaaggtaaagcgaccaaatttggtctctaaggtaaagcgaccaacaaaatagcgaccaagccaGTTTGgacgctttttggtcgctttgtggtggtcgctttttgtggtcgcttttttccggatttctagtagtgaattAAGAACCAACTCTTTTGTTGAGAATGCCTCTCTCGTACTTATTAGATCAGTTTGCTTGAGTTACAATAGAGGTTGTGTACTATGCCTAACAGGAGGTGAGTTACAATTTACGGTTCAGCAGAATCTAGTATTTTCAGACTTTATATTTGTGTTAAAAAGTTCACTTAATATGTATAAATAACTTACCCAAAACCCAATATTCTTTTCTGGAAAGCAAAAACAATGATTGAGGTACTCATGTAGTGAAGAAAACTCAAAAGGACAGACTCCGCCAGGCAAAATTTTCGAAACCCAATTAGAAAATGTTGCTGtgttgaagaagaaaacaaaaagaatataATGTAGCTAGGATCAAATTTAAAGCAACAACAGAAAGCCTAGAAATTTACTCCTCCTATATGGTTTATCTTTTTTGAAGCCTCAAATCACTTTGCTTGTTTTCAATATACAGTGCAACGTATACAAGAGATCAACCCATAATAGTGGCGaagccaaaaaaaaattcaataagaatgAACGCCCTTTATCAGTGGGCTATGCAATAGTGTTCAagcttatttttttttaataataacaaGTAATATTTTACCTTATCCACAGTATAATTTTTTCGATGAAGGATGTTTACTTGACCATCTTTGGCCACACATAGCTTTGCCCTGGTCAGTAATATTAATAAAAAAGTCCAGCATATCCCAAAATATTGTACTCTTCTACAGTACATAACTACTAGCTAAATACACAGAGGACCACAACTGTTGTTAGTAGATATTGTTGCTTTTATGCTGTTTTAACTTCAATACCATACAAGagagggtgatttgtgtggtgtccaatttttcaCGTGcactgattatagaaggacctggttcttctaagtgTTCCTTAACCTACTGTTGCTGAAATAgtaaatgcagaaagtaaaaaACACAAGTATTTTctcagtaggatttttcccaacacttcactaaatcactgagccaaaaatagtatttacaaaatactttgtaaacctaaggattaactctaatcccgttgtggtaaccagcctctaactgttgcgacaacttcaagttaactctaacttggatactcaaagtacctattacaattgcttctagataaagctgaaagaatataatatgaaaatacctactacaattgaactagaataaaagacagacacctgaaactagttcttctatctggttcatgtagcttcagttttgcacacttgaatcacacatgaactgcttgcaaaatatatttctattttgctctcaattcgcGTTTAACTTCTACTTTTGTGCATGCCTGTAaaatgagaacatcctgcaatatATAGAGTTAATAGATTAAGAAATGACTAGATttctaatgctactcttccttggtggaagagttctagttaactTCAACCTCTAACTCCTTCCttattgtaatgacccgatcggtcgttttgagcatttgcacttcgctaggtagtttgggggcacgcgtagctccgtatgatgtattaggacttatatgcaaaatttgggttcattccaaGTTGATTTAATATGTTTCGAtgtgagtttttggaagtcgaaagttcaaaagttcattaagttcgatttgaggtgcATTTTGTCGTTTCGATAtcgttatgtgtgttttgaggcctcgggtaggtccgtattatgatatagaactttttggtatgtttagacggggtctCGAGCGACTTAGGTGAGTTTTTGATAGGTttgagttgtgttgcgctcgtttttcttatgtttcgatgtcgtttcttcaagcataaatggtaccacattgaacaaatgagcttcgATTTCTAGTtgtattgaagcattagatccatatcgtaattacggagccatagaaaaaagaatcgtcaaatttggacatcgtatgagaattttatggtcattttactaagaattaggttgtcAAATTTTTTattagattaattacgaaattgccactgctgtgtatttaaaaatctgcactatttccaaatattgaaactaACATATCTGCTttaatataaggtcaaatggagtgattcaagagcctaacttgactagaatttcacaaggaatccattggaggtatTAAAAGTGAGTTTTGAGATCTTTTGGCATACGAAACGAGGCAGAACTGTGTTAAAACAAGGATTTTATgtatttaacatattttgagttggggagctcgaaaTTGGGCAATTTTTCGAGGCGCTTTTtagcatatgaattggggtaagtgttctctactcggttttggttatatttcataaatatATCTTCGATTTTaccttttggttgatgaattttaaagaagaaattgggggttttgacctaaagtttcataatatggatttttgagttttaaataccgattcggagtcggatttgagtgaaatatatctttgattaaagatttgaccttttTCGATTaagattggttcctttagcattgtttgatgtatttgagttgtttctGATTAGTTTCGAGCCATTCAGAGGTCGGAACGCGCGTGATGggattcttggagcatcgcttggcttgctctgTATTagaattggcttgtttaagataagtaactcttctaagctTAGTGCTGAAGGTGTGAAATcccgaactatgtgttatgtgattggtattgaggtgacacacatgctaggtgacgggcgtgtgggcgtgcaccctgtgaaatGGGACCCTATTATTCCCACGACCCTatatagtggccctattttgttgatatttgtgttttcatcatgtgataaagtaattgagctgtcaatcatgctaaatatcatgtttaggctttatgctgatattgtttgtaccatagtggttatttcttgttgccatctcactgatttccattgatattttgtactcagtcatattcatgcattcatatcgtatatcagtctcagttgttgttgttgatgcatcatatcattgttgtcgggcaAGTTTCATAATATTTTGAGCACGTAAGCGAGACTGGAGaggtgatgactgagtgaggtcgagggcctgattgtgaggatataaatatatatatggatcgggctgcacaccgcagcaatatatggatcgggttgcacgccgcaacgatatatggatcgggctgtatgcCGTAACGATATTGGgttgggctgcacaccgcagtgatatagcgcttgggctgtaggagcccctccagagtctgtacacctccagtgagcgtagttgactatatatatatggattgggctgcacaaAGCAGTTATTATATAGCGCTGAGTGATTTAGTATGCTGAGTATTGAGCTTAGTAAGAGAGGATGCAAGgtaatgagattgagtactctgagagtgtgagtacatgtttcatctctgagatacatggcattcacatgcatacatgacatacaggcatatagagatgcattcttcctcatgctatatagtatcacgtcattcatgacttattatatacattgatatgtgggtatAGAGAGGCACTTTATACTtgttatttggaaagaaaatgaaacattttatttattgtggaaaggatatttggaaaattatagttttcaaacttactcataccTTTGGCATTTTCGGTAAGAGATCTAGGATTTTCAttcactgagatatttgaaagcatgaccattttctggaactgtgaacgagctgagaTTTTTACTTTTGAGATATCTCATTTATACTTGCATTTATGTTGTTATGACCTATTGTGAAAATATTAGCTTTGGACCCGATCCTTTgttagctcgtcactgctttcaacctgaggttaggtttgttactttttgagtacatggggtcggttgtagtCATACTGCACTTCTTACATAGTGCGTGAAGATACCGGATGTCGATGTTGCTATgttcgatggttgctggatttgaaggcATACCCGTGTTCCTgatgtagctgcctcttgttcatggtagccttagactataaaattctgtttatgtacttttcaaacagactgTGTAATTGTTCCATTGTTTCTTTGTAAACTCCAGtcgtagaagctcatgatttgtactactagtccttgggaaatatataagatttagataattctcttgtttaaatattttattaagTTATTTGAAACTGGATAATTGTTAAttagcttacctagcgggttgggttaggtgccatcacgactggtggattttgggtcgtgacaagttggtatcagggctctaggttcataggttctacaagtcatgagcaagtgtctataTCTATCTTCGATaggctacaggacatttaggatatacttcccatctttctttccttatcgtgcgacattgattcctCTTGAAGCATGACTCTTTGAATTCTTTCCACGCATTCATTTGTGcatgtgagcgctcggtatcagttgtacATCGACGGTTTGTGATTCCATAGAAGAGGTGCGGGATGTAATTTTGGTATGCTGATgatgggctagtctggaggacttgcgGCCGGGTTTTGACTATGGTTTGAGCACAGAGGTGTTGATTGTATGAGTATGTGCTTTTAGATTTATATGTCTGGCAGTGTCCCTATTCGTAGAATTTATGGCtagatggctacgtgatgagtatgatgtgactgcgagatgtgttcatatggttgaatgtgacgagaagggttTGCTTGGagtgtagaaagaactatttggtccttgatttccatcttgatttaatGTATAGTCCCCAGTTACGGGTGTGTTGAAGggtcttttcatgttgtttagttgaggagtgaagtagatttcatgtcgtgatataagttcagactcaggaagattaagtgactacgTAATGGTTATGATtgtggaagggtataagggaatgttagtttgaggctaagcaggtgggttatctcctgcggggtgtcctAAGGTTTGTGTGACCCCTATGTTATTTGTTGGGAGTTCTCTTTTACCAGTAAAATATATGTTTTGTAATTTGAGTTGGGATCGCttatgagagtgggcttgactattacaagggtgaatgcgagatttgcagatgatctgaaatactagatggtttgtgttgcatgagcttatgaaggatttagttgaatatcactatggtattatggcagtaacaGAGTATGTGCATTGTGAGTTTTTGTGTgctttgatctatggctttgagccaagtgggggagtccactattgataagttgattttacgattatgtgttgtattgtttttgatttgaggtatacttgtgaatgAGTTATATTCTGGAGAGGGTGAGATTgaggatgacttgagtaaaggaaattCTGGGTAAACTTTATGAgtatatgagaatcacggaacaatttgagttgttattggtaaaggatgtaatGTGTATGGAGTAGGAATTTATTTTGTTACATTAAGGTGGAgttacttccttgggtgttggagtgctaatggggcacCGGTCGTTCGGTCTATTTGGtcagtctaattgagatttgaCCAGAGTGgaagactctcgagaatggttcaaatgaattcaagatttgtgcgtggcaattgggaatctttaggatgtatatttggctagaaactgagatttatATTGGAGGATGTCAGGACTTATGGCGTTTCTATATTATTATagattctacatatcagtattAAGAAGACGAatgtaatggctttagattcacagaaggtttcttcagagtgggtatctcggttgtggtacttttggggtgattaagagagcattcagcggcttatgagccttagggcggtatggttTGTTCTAGGGTCTCGTGTGGCGAGTCttggttgaggattgtggtattttggcgaggagaagtatcaatttgaaggtaattcagaaggaactaggATAAATAGGACAACTTAGTAGTATGTTGGATCAACATGGTAATGTATGCGATAGGCTCTTTTGGTCCTTATGAGGTAGTGAGTTTCTACAGGTCTTTTGTGGTGGTACTCTTGGGTTTTGGTGGCCTGTGTGGCTttgttgagttagagagattcagttgtgatggtttggttatgtgcaaatgggtttcggagggttcttgatggtttctaccacgatttgagatgtatattttctactggcgtcaggagcatgtgatgtatagtgattttctccagatgaaatcaaatggaaagttcttggctaattgagtgAGTAGTTGCTTGTGACTCAGAGTGGATTACAAAGTTCTCGTATTTTTCGTATGATGGCATAGTACATGCGGTGTGTTGtttaggattgagatttgcatgtgtaagatcacagttcagttttgaaggggaggtcatgagtccttaggcaacatggacaatttcagatgactaggtaaataacATTACTATTTAgcatggcttgatgagagtatacatttcagaaggggATGGGGGATATGTTTTAATTTacggatacttcattggtattacGGCACTATCCTAGTTGATTGACTACTGGTGTTCAAATTTTACTTTGTGGCACAGAAGAACTACAGAAGTATTCCTCGCGAgatgatcgtgtatgagagatgtgttagacattcaggcggtggagttgggatcagatatggtgattcatgtgttctatggatttggagactgggagctCTCAAGAGCAGATTGTTgcatggttgtggactgtgaagtgTGGTCGAAGCTAGCCAtgtgatagtatgtgttatgattcagtcattgtggatttttggaggattatttatctatttatggatgacc from Nicotiana sylvestris chromosome 12, ASM39365v2, whole genome shotgun sequence encodes the following:
- the LOC138883667 gene encoding uncharacterized protein yields the protein MTGKGRGNHDSTSSRGREKARKANRRVEDNTASFPPSSEMPMLMPRFIPSNITMRIITKATRKLYDDPYATWSEFSFSLKEQIFNQFKSKCVWEHRYSAEVAANFHHKARKRLLHSFSKARKLNQKPDWLLQNLWEDLQRQRLTAKFLEKSKKGKKARASEKGRSLHTGGAISLRAIKRILENKLGRPMNQDELFKETHIGRFTADVEEFIRSQPPNKSGELIQPSDEDAERMWMEAVGGPKWGKLTSELEAAKEREELRDAQYIGMQAQYQGMQEQLKSLLASGGFSIPRSRESSPEARLGRERSFRPPHALSSRPPRDRSSRPRQVDPSGYSLGDESSSDDDDNDVVQNTP